One bacterium DNA segment encodes these proteins:
- a CDS encoding class I SAM-dependent methyltransferase, translating into MTKYPGSTLQDIIGWDIKNWSVALRTWDKVLSQVLQGASALEVGAREGGLSLYFALKGFRVICSDVENPRATAEIRHQRHGVSHLINYAAADATRLPFDSGRFDVVAFKSILGTIGRNDQINHQANAISEMYRVLKPGGILLFAENLAGTALHRFFRRMTKWGGYWRYVTIEEMQQFHGGFSHFNYATFGFLGTFGRNEFQRKTLHHIDKIIDPILKDHHKYIIFGHARK; encoded by the coding sequence ATGACTAAGTACCCGGGATCAACTCTCCAGGACATAATAGGCTGGGACATAAAGAACTGGAGCGTCGCGCTCAGAACGTGGGACAAGGTACTTTCTCAAGTCCTGCAAGGAGCCTCGGCGCTGGAAGTCGGCGCTCGAGAAGGAGGCTTGTCGCTCTACTTCGCACTCAAAGGATTCCGTGTAATTTGCAGCGATGTCGAGAACCCACGGGCGACAGCGGAGATTCGCCACCAGCGCCACGGCGTTTCTCATCTGATCAATTACGCTGCTGCCGACGCGACGCGATTACCGTTTGATAGTGGCCGTTTCGATGTAGTCGCATTTAAGTCGATTCTTGGTACCATTGGCCGCAACGACCAAATAAACCATCAGGCAAATGCTATCAGCGAAATGTACCGGGTTCTTAAGCCGGGCGGCATCCTGCTTTTTGCTGAAAACCTCGCCGGTACTGCACTTCATCGATTTTTCCGAAGGATGACTAAATGGGGAGGATATTGGCGCTATGTCACGATTGAAGAGATGCAGCAGTTTCATGGAGGGTTTTCTCACTTCAATTATGCGACTTTTGGATTCCTCGGCACGTTCGGACGCAATGAATTTCAAAGAAAGACTCTCCATCACATAGACAAAATCATTGACCCCATTCTGAAAGATCACCATAAGTACATAATATTCGGCCATGCAAGAAAGTGA